One Burkholderia pyrrocinia DNA segment encodes these proteins:
- a CDS encoding transglutaminase family protein yields the protein MVTTKGAAKTPPGSGNARQAAAPSAPAAPTAVASGRLLRVTHDTEYRYAARVESAQHQARLQPLATSRQQVLAFSLDIEPAPESVGTEIDAFGNARASFALNQPHDALLVRSRSTVRVTAPVWSLGARGEPPPAIAHPDGQQATGWEAVRDRLRFSAGQPYDAASEFVFASPHVACDPELAAYAAASFTPQRPLVQAAWDLMRRVHADFAYTPNSTDITTSALDALRLRKGVCQDFAHVMIGALRSLGLAARYVSGYLLTQPPPGQPRLIGADASHAWVEVYDPAWPEDNGWLQLDPTNDRAPGDDYVMLSIGRDYADVTPLRGVIRGGGADQELKVGVTVEPLDTP from the coding sequence ATGGTGACGACGAAAGGCGCGGCGAAAACGCCGCCCGGTTCCGGCAATGCACGGCAGGCAGCGGCACCGTCCGCACCTGCCGCACCGACCGCCGTTGCGTCCGGCCGCTTGCTGCGCGTCACGCACGACACCGAATACCGTTACGCGGCACGCGTCGAATCGGCGCAGCACCAGGCACGCCTGCAACCGCTCGCGACATCGCGGCAGCAGGTACTGGCGTTCTCGCTCGATATCGAGCCCGCGCCGGAATCGGTCGGCACGGAGATCGACGCGTTCGGCAACGCGCGCGCATCGTTCGCGTTGAACCAGCCGCACGACGCGCTGCTCGTGCGCAGCCGCAGCACGGTGCGCGTCACAGCGCCCGTGTGGTCGCTCGGCGCGCGCGGCGAGCCGCCGCCCGCGATCGCGCATCCCGACGGGCAACAGGCGACCGGATGGGAAGCCGTGCGCGACCGCTTGCGGTTCAGCGCGGGGCAGCCTTACGACGCGGCGAGCGAATTCGTGTTCGCGTCGCCGCACGTCGCGTGCGATCCCGAACTCGCCGCGTATGCGGCCGCGAGCTTCACGCCGCAACGGCCGCTCGTGCAGGCCGCATGGGACCTGATGCGGCGCGTGCATGCCGATTTCGCGTACACGCCGAACAGCACCGACATCACGACGTCGGCACTCGATGCGCTGCGGTTGCGCAAAGGTGTTTGCCAGGATTTCGCGCACGTGATGATCGGCGCGCTGCGCTCGCTCGGGCTGGCCGCGCGTTACGTGAGCGGCTATCTGCTCACGCAGCCGCCGCCCGGGCAGCCGCGGCTGATCGGCGCCGACGCGTCGCATGCGTGGGTCGAGGTGTACGACCCGGCGTGGCCCGAGGACAACGGCTGGCTGCAGCTCGATCCGACCAACGACCGCGCGCCGGGCGACGATTACGTGATGCTGTCGATCGGCCGCGACTATGCGGACGTGACGCCGCTGCGCGGCGTGATTCGCGGCGGCGGCGCGGATCAGGAGCTGAAGGTCGGCGTGACGGTCGAGCCGCTCGACACGCCGTGA
- a CDS encoding circularly permuted type 2 ATP-grasp protein, protein MPTLFDTGAQPDAAELAAALAAPAAAGRYDELRGSAAGLNAPALAPAWRSFFTSIGSDGVADLDRRADELHRRMRENGLFYQLHEQRAGDGAAGPWSLDLLPLIVTPEDWVAIERGVLQRVRLLNATMADLYGPQTILQRGLLPPALVTGHPGYLRAMRGARVPGDTWLHVVAFDLARGPDGQWRIVAQHTQGAAGLGYLLENRLIVSRLFPRGFRGLRVQRLASAYRALLQSMQALSPTAKNSRIVLLTPGPHSATYFEHAYLARYLGLTLVEGGDLTARDNRVFLKTLRGLEPVHGILRRVDDAWLDPLELRPDSMLGVPGLLQAVRAGNVLLANAPGSGFLESPAMLGFMPRLAEGLLGETLTLPAVHSWWCGEAAACDDALPQLARGIVKASYPADVQAGGPFDPVIGARLTQAQLADWRARILARPEHYTVQADLPLSQAPTWPGHGTPDGNGGARIVPKPLLLRVFALADGAQRWRLLPGGLSRVGTRDTLFNAPMPRGGSTVDTWVMTEGIVDSTTLLQTHLGPDDLVERPRAIASRAAENLFWLGRYTERATNLMRLARAALERLRGEDDVDSPAHLELLDTLCRDTGLIAADAPNAVDAPRAFQHTLATSLTRGADRTSGIASCLLGMRGAAAAIRERLSSDQWRLIDDATQLFADSAGQPEAEEQIGNEALQLLERLGLLLGAITGAQTDNMTRDDGWRLLSIGRQIERLDFLCAVLKFAFDEGAVHRQDGFELVLELFDSTITFRSRFQRGFDVAPLLSLVVLDTDNPRSLGWVVQALRGRLTKVERSEGYALSELAETIPDVPVWSLHELCETTDGGRHDKLLDALDTTVKAVWELSNRIGERYFSHVREAGRTLW, encoded by the coding sequence GAGCAGCGCGCCGGCGACGGCGCGGCCGGCCCGTGGTCGCTCGACCTGCTGCCGCTGATCGTCACGCCGGAGGACTGGGTCGCGATCGAACGCGGCGTGCTGCAGCGCGTGCGGCTGCTCAACGCGACGATGGCCGACCTGTACGGGCCGCAGACGATCCTGCAGCGCGGGCTGCTGCCGCCCGCGCTCGTCACCGGGCATCCGGGCTACCTGCGCGCGATGCGCGGCGCGCGCGTGCCGGGCGACACGTGGCTGCACGTCGTCGCGTTCGATCTCGCGCGCGGCCCGGACGGGCAGTGGCGGATCGTCGCGCAGCACACGCAGGGCGCGGCCGGGCTCGGCTACCTGCTCGAAAACCGCCTGATCGTGTCGCGGCTTTTTCCGCGCGGATTTCGCGGGCTGCGCGTGCAGCGGCTCGCGTCCGCGTACCGCGCGCTGCTGCAGAGCATGCAGGCGCTCAGCCCTACCGCCAAGAATTCGCGGATCGTCCTGCTGACGCCGGGGCCGCACAGCGCAACGTATTTCGAGCATGCGTATCTCGCGCGCTACCTCGGTCTCACGCTCGTCGAGGGCGGCGACCTGACCGCGCGCGACAACCGCGTATTCCTGAAGACGCTGCGCGGGCTCGAACCCGTGCACGGCATCCTGCGGCGCGTCGACGATGCGTGGCTCGATCCGCTCGAACTGCGGCCCGATTCGATGCTCGGCGTGCCGGGGCTGCTGCAGGCCGTGCGCGCGGGCAACGTGCTGCTTGCGAATGCGCCGGGCTCGGGTTTCCTCGAGTCGCCGGCCATGCTCGGCTTCATGCCGCGTCTCGCGGAAGGCTTGCTTGGCGAAACGCTGACGCTGCCGGCCGTGCATTCGTGGTGGTGCGGCGAGGCGGCCGCGTGCGACGATGCGCTGCCGCAGCTCGCGCGCGGCATCGTGAAGGCGTCGTATCCGGCCGACGTGCAGGCGGGCGGCCCGTTCGATCCGGTGATCGGCGCGCGGCTCACGCAGGCGCAGCTTGCCGACTGGCGCGCGCGGATACTCGCGCGGCCCGAACACTACACGGTGCAGGCCGACCTGCCGCTGTCGCAGGCGCCGACCTGGCCTGGGCACGGCACGCCCGACGGCAACGGCGGCGCGCGCATCGTGCCGAAGCCGCTGCTGCTGCGCGTGTTCGCGCTCGCCGACGGCGCGCAGCGCTGGCGGCTTCTGCCCGGCGGGCTGTCGCGGGTCGGCACGCGCGACACGCTGTTCAACGCGCCGATGCCGCGCGGCGGCAGCACCGTCGATACGTGGGTGATGACCGAAGGCATCGTCGATTCGACGACGCTGCTGCAGACGCACCTCGGCCCCGACGACCTCGTCGAGCGGCCGCGCGCGATCGCGAGCCGCGCGGCCGAGAACCTGTTCTGGCTCGGCCGTTACACCGAGCGCGCGACCAACCTGATGCGGCTGGCGCGCGCCGCGCTCGAACGGCTGCGCGGCGAAGACGACGTCGACAGCCCCGCGCATCTGGAGCTGCTCGATACGCTGTGCCGCGACACGGGCCTGATCGCGGCCGATGCGCCGAACGCCGTCGATGCGCCGCGTGCGTTCCAGCACACGCTCGCGACGTCGCTGACGCGCGGCGCGGATCGCACGTCGGGCATCGCGTCGTGCCTGCTCGGGATGCGCGGCGCGGCCGCCGCGATCCGCGAACGGCTGTCGAGCGATCAATGGCGGCTGATCGACGACGCAACGCAACTGTTTGCCGACAGCGCGGGCCAGCCGGAAGCCGAGGAGCAGATCGGCAACGAAGCGCTGCAGTTGCTGGAGCGTCTCGGCCTGCTGCTCGGCGCGATCACCGGCGCGCAGACCGACAACATGACGCGCGACGACGGCTGGCGCTTGCTGTCGATCGGCCGGCAGATCGAACGGCTGGACTTCTTGTGCGCTGTGTTGAAGTTCGCGTTCGACGAAGGCGCCGTGCACCGGCAGGACGGCTTCGAGCTCGTGCTGGAGCTGTTCGACAGCACGATCACGTTCCGCTCGCGGTTCCAGCGGGGCTTCGATGTCGCGCCGCTGTTGTCGCTCGTCGTGCTCGATACCGACAACCCGCGCTCGCTCGGCTGGGTCGTGCAGGCGCTGCGCGGCCGGCTGACGAAGGTCGAGCGCAGCGAAGGCTATGCGCTGTCCGAGTTGGCCGAGACGATTCCGGACGTGCCCGTGTGGTCGCTGCACGAACTGTGCGAAACAACCGACGGCGGCCGGCACGACAAACTGCTCGATGCGCTCGACACGACGGTGAAGGCGGTCTGGGAACTGTCGAACCGGATCGGCGAACGCTATTTCAGCCACGTGCGCGAGGCGGGCAGGACGCTATGGTGA